Sequence from the Coleofasciculaceae cyanobacterium genome:
CTAACCCCCAAGCTTGTGGGAATTAGCCCAGCATTTTAGCCTAGACGTGGTAGTAGGTTAGGTAGATTTGTGTCGGCTTTAATCCAACAACCTGCTGTATTACGATTTGCTATTGATGAAAATACGACGATCGCAGTTAACGGAGATGAAGTAGAAGTAATCGGCGACGGTTAGTAACCATTGTTGATGTTGCCAATATTGAATGTACTAACCTTAACGAATCTTTGCACGATCGGTTTTTAGCAATCTGTGGGGCAAAGTTATATATTTTACTTTATGGTTATCGTTTTAATTTAAAACAGAATTAGCAACAATTTATTTCTTGCTGGGAAAAAATTGGTTTTGTTGATTCTTTATTCAAGCTAAACTATGATTAGATTGAGCGTTTAGTCAACAGGAATAATAAAAGTGAAAGACGATTTTGGAAATCTGATTCGCCAAGCCCGAAAAGAGCAAAAATATTCTCAAAGAGAACTAGCCAAGTTACTTAAAATAGATTTTACCTATCTGTCTAAATTGGAAAATAATCGAGCGGATTATGCGCCAAAAGAAGATGTAATTCGTGGCTTGGCAAAGCATTTAAAATTAAATGAAGAAGAGCTAATTTTCCTGGCAGGAAGAATTCCTCAACAGGAAGAAGACCTACTTAAACAACACTATAAAGATATGCCTGCTTTATTTCGTCGGATGCGAGAAAATCCTGAATTTGCTCAAAGAGTATTTCGTGAAGCTTCCACGACACGGACATCTCACGGGCTGGAAGGCGATTCAAGCTACGTGTCCCCAGATTAGGAGTTGAAGGCTTGTGAGCGTTTTTCGTCCATTTCGATTTGTCCCGAAACTGGAAATCGAGGCTTGCGCTTTAGATATTTGGTTGCAGATGGAACGAGCGCGGGGAGAGCCTCAACTACCAATAGATGCTAGTATTATTGCTGAATTTCTCGACTTAAATCTGGTTTGGGACACAATTCCTGATGATCAACAAGGAGCGATCGCCGCGAGAATTTTGCCCTTAGAAAAGCTAATTGAAATCAACGAAAACATTCCCAAACTTAAAGGCGGTTTTGGCGAATCAACTATCGCCCATGAAATCGGTCATTGGGTATTACACATCGATACTGAAAAAGTTGAACGTTACATTAGGTTGAAGCAAAAAGGTGTTGATATTCGAGTCAAGCCTTTTCTCTGTCGCAGCAGTAATTTAGCCAGAATTGAATGGCAAGCTCAATACTTTGCAGGATGCTTACTTATGCCACAACACATCTTAATTAGATTAAAGCAAGATAAAGATTTAACTAAGTGGCAGGATCTTTATCAAATAGCAGAGAAATTGGGAGTAACCATATCTAACCTGACAACTCGTTTACAGGATCTCGGCTGGATATCCCT
This genomic interval carries:
- a CDS encoding ImmA/IrrE family metallo-endopeptidase → MSVFRPFRFVPKLEIEACALDIWLQMERARGEPQLPIDASIIAEFLDLNLVWDTIPDDQQGAIAARILPLEKLIEINENIPKLKGGFGESTIAHEIGHWVLHIDTEKVERYIRLKQKGVDIRVKPFLCRSSNLARIEWQAQYFAGCLLMPQHILIRLKQDKDLTKWQDLYQIAEKLGVTISNLTTRLQDLGWISLDAETRKIYSNHV
- a CDS encoding helix-turn-helix transcriptional regulator, translating into MKDDFGNLIRQARKEQKYSQRELAKLLKIDFTYLSKLENNRADYAPKEDVIRGLAKHLKLNEEELIFLAGRIPQQEEDLLKQHYKDMPALFRRMRENPEFAQRVFREASTTRTSHGLEGDSSYVSPD